The Dreissena polymorpha isolate Duluth1 chromosome 9, UMN_Dpol_1.0, whole genome shotgun sequence genome contains the following window.
AGAGAAGGCTTTGACATATGTTTTAGCAAAATGATTTGGTAGTTAGTTCAGTGAAAATGAAGACGCCTGACGATTTTTAGTTCAGTTTAAAGGTGAATGTTACAATTTTGGTTAATATGAAATTCGTTTCTGCTTGATAGTTTGAGAATGTGTTAACCTACCATCATGCATATTATGCTGGTTACTTGGAATTAAAGAAAGAAACTTTTGATATTGAGGTCAACAGATCAAAGGTAAATGACACAATGACTGTAACATGAATTGTAAACCATCTAAAGACCGTTTTTACCTACGAATATGCATTTTTTGGTATCATGGTTacttggtttaaaaaaaacaacagctgcCTATAGATTTTTTGGGTCAACAGGCCAAAGGTGAAGGGCACAGGGGTAGTTTACATGAAAACCGTTTCCACTCAAAATAAAGAGGATGCTTAAACATAAGATGAAATAAGAAATTATATAGCAAAATCATGAAGAAAGGAGTCCGTTTGATTTGCCTgtcgaagttcaaggtcatagagCAATTTAATATGAAAATACCTCGCATGAATTACTCATATATACACCCTACTTGGCTGCATGACGAAGGGGTTCATGTTTTGCAAAGATTTCTTGTTTTCTAAGCGTCTTTAAGCTGAACGATGATATAACCAAGTACATTTACGGATTACAGATCTTACCGCAGCGTATTTGGCTCagtcattttacaaatttgcaagaTATATTTTATTGATACTAGTGTTTCATTTACTCTATACGATTGCTTATGAATTTTACACACAGTGACATGagaatatattttgaatatatatatattctgtatGGTCATTACACTTCTCCATGTATTTGTCATCAAGCCCATATTATGTATCATTTAATTACGCCTTTGctcattatttaatataaatgtgactCTAGTTTCTAAGTACGTGTTATATTGTAAGTATATTTTTTCACATATATTCAATaaattcttttgaaaaaaaataaacacaacatgTCATCTATAACAGCTTGTGGCTTCTAATGAAGAAAGTCGATTTTTATGGTTTGCTTTTTTCGATCGGTCAACAATTTGTGGTTTTCTGGCCTAAGAATTATCTTAAATAATGTTAGAGGTGTGTCTTGCTCTTTCTGCATTAGAATTTTCATCTGATGTCCAGACGTGTAAAACGGTGATGCCATACTGATTTTTGTCATATTTACTATCACTTTCATATGTTAACACACAAAATAAGTACACGCTGTTGTTAAAATATACCAATAACAATGCTGGATTGTACACATAAGATTTTTTATAATTCACGTCATACACCCATCTGTATGTATGTCCGTTTATCTGGTCAGAAAACACGATGAAGAAGAATTCCTACACTGTTCCATGTACAAGATTCAAATGTGCACGAATTGCACTTTTTTTATTaagcttttgcatttttttgacTTACGATACAATTTGCTTAAGCGACGCTCCTGTTTATCCCATCAGAGGACAAAGTGCTTTTTTGATcgcgtttttgttttgttttatatacattCACCTTGTGAGcgatctagaggccacattattcgCTGGCATTCATGCACACTTGTACGTACTTTTGTCCGAAAAATAGCTCGGCTTAGTTCGTATCTGCGTCATTTTGTGTTGAGCTCTAAAAAGCTTCTGATTACGCAATAAGTTACACTTTTGCACAATTATTATCAAACTTTCATGAAACGTTTGTTGTCATGAACTAAAAATTGCTCCGTTCCGTAAAAAAACATTGGTCCCAACTTggcagggcagttttccctaAATGGCTATAGAGCAAGCGCGTGAACTTTCTGTAAGCTATATATTTGCACAATCTTGCTCGGCCAGGAAATATATTTGACTTATTTAAACACACATAAAATGGGTCTGGTTCATTGCACAAAACATTTACGTTAAAGATGGAGCATTTTCTTAAGGCATATGGATTTAAAAGAACACttctgaacactctagaagtgttATTTGTTTGCCTTATCATTATATAGCCTCAAGGTGATGGAGCAGTGTTCCTTATAAGGCTAAACAGCAGCTCTTCTGCTTGATAAAAATTACTATCTGACTTATTCGATAAAATGCAAAATAGCAAACTAGGTCCCATCTTGTTTACCCAGTCTTGCAACTTGCCGTCAGTCGGTAGGTCGGTATTTCAGCCAATAGACCATTCTCTGTCGTATGTTATGACGAGGAGGCTTTGACTTTCAACCATAACAATGTGGATGATTGTTACTTGTATGGAAGATTCATACTGATTCAGAGGTCAAAGGTCTGACATTATTACGGTTACATTGGTTAGTATCAGAAACTTTGTTTTGGAACTATATTTTAAACGCTTTGACCTTAATCGTGCAAATTGATTCCATGGTTAAATGAGAGGAAACGAAAAAAcgagttttgttttttatgtcaCCAAGTGGGTTCAAATTCAAATTAGCGTGTTTCAATATATGGGTATATGCACTTTATTTAGATAATgcttttgattttcattataacaatttGCCATATGATTACTTAGGAAGAAAGGGAGAAGCCTTTTAAATTTAATGTCAACAgaaaaagttcaaggtcataagGGCTTATTACattacatatacatttaaatatagtaAGAATGTTTTGACTTATGATCATACAAATTGGTAAAGTGATTAATGGATGAAAGGgaaaataacttttgtttttgaactttccatctgaaggtcaatgtcacaggagCGTGTAATAGAACATTCGTTTCTGCTGAATAACTTCACGGCGCTTTGACCTACAATAATGTAACTGGATGTATTGGTTTCTTGGATGAAACGGAAGTCGCCTTTTAATTTTGAGGATATCAGGTCAAACAGTCAGGTCAAAAAAGTTTTCAAAGGAATTCTTTTTAGCAAGGATATTTTGAGAAcgctttgaacattttttttagatcactctgtcaaaggtcaatgtcatatgAGCTTGTACAAAAAAAATCGGTTTCTACATGATGATCCACAGAATGCATTTATCTGCCATCATCTACATGTGTACGCTGGCAGCTTTGGAGAATTAAAGATGCAAATGGATATAAAGGACCAccggtcaaaggtcagggtcacagtgaccATAGTCAGACTGTAGTCAAATCATTGTTACTCATGGTCAACGTCTACCAGAGTCAAAGTCAAATCAAACACCATAACCAACCCTGTATGGACAACGTTTTACCAAAGtcaattttcgttgtagttatgatatttgtgtggaaacaaatatatatatatatatatatgtgtgtgtgtgtgtgtgtgtgtgtgtgtgtgtgtgtgtgtgtgtgtgtgtgtgtgtgtgtgtgtgtgtgtgtgtgtgtgtgtgtgtgtgtgtgtgtgtgtgtgtgtgtgtgtgtgtgtgtgtgtgtgttgtgtgtgtgttgtgtgtgtgtgtgtgtgtgtgtgtgtgtgtgtgtggtgtgtgtgtgtgtgtggtgtgtgtgtgtgtgtgtgtgtgtgtgtgtgtgtggtgtgtgtgtgtgtgtgtgtgtgtgtgtgtgtgtgtgtgtgtgtgtggtgtgtgtgtgtgtgtgtgtgtgtgtgtgtgtgtgtgtgtgtgtgtgtgtgtggtgtgtgtgtgtgtgtgtgtgtgtgtgtgtgtgtgtgtgtgtgtgtgtgtgtgtgtgtgtgtgtgtgtgtgtgtgtgtgtgtgtgtgtgtgtgtgtgtgtgtgtgtgtgtgtgtgtgtgtgtgtgtgtgtgtgtgtgtgtgtgtgtgtgtgtgtgtgtgtgtgtgttgtgttgtgtgtgtgtgtgtgtgtgtgtgtgtgtgtgtgtgtgtgtgtgtgtgtgtgtgtgtgtgttggtgtgtgtgtggtgtgtgtgtgtgtggtgtgtgtgtgtgtgtgtgtgtgtgtgtgtaattacTGTTAGTCGTTCATTGATTTCCAATGAGTCGaactatttattttgttatatcttCTTTAAAAAATCGAGCATAAAATACACgtgtaataatacaaaaatacaaaacaacttGGCAATTTTGTTGTGAATGTGTTAAGTTAACATTACGGAGAATCGTGTATTTAGAAAAGCTGACTATGAAAGCTAtaagtcattaaaaaaataatgttttctaccAAAACCGGCCTGTTAAATGACGGCTTATTGCATAActttcttggtaaaaaaatatcatatattttgaatatgaaCCGACAGTACACTAAAATTTTCCTTAATGATACAAGTTATCGAATAGTATACGAATATTCGTTTAGTACATATACATTAATCATGCGATTTCTGATAGTTTTCTTGTGTTTTTACAACAATCGCAAACACAACGTCAGCGTTGTGTTCAATCCGTTTGTACACCGTGGCTTTATGATACCTGTGATTGATGTAATGGGGATCATTACTATCTGCCAATCCGTATGTATGGGCGCCGATCCGCATGTTTGCATGTTCAAAATGATGATAGAATCTACTCATAGTTATTAAAATTCAATACGCTACTTAAGAGCAATAGTGATTGTATGTCGATGTACAGTGagaaatatcaataataataaaaaaaaatcgcgctaattaaattgtgaaaaaatggaCTGTCGCTGTTTTGTAAGTATACATTAAAGAATCGCTCTTGAAAcatagcttaatgcatgtgtgtgaagcatAGACCCACATTAgtaagtgcagtccgcacaggctaatcacggatgacGCTTTTATTAAAGTTTTGGTGAAAAGAAGGGCGGAAAGGGTCgttccaggttagcctgtgtTTACTGCACACGATAATCAGAGACGATGCTTTAAACGCATACATTAAGCCCGGATTTACAGAGAGCAGCTGAATTAAGTTGCAATGTAGAAAATATTGATTCTGCAATAACAATACATGCACTTCTTTGTATTTAATTGTGCAATGCCATAAAACTACTGAAGTTGTTTAAAGTATGAAtgcaaacaacaattaaaattattaatgcgAGTTAACAGTACATGACAATTACAATGAAATGTGGCGATGCTCGTACGATTTATGAATGCATAACAAGTGCGCACCACAGGTCCGACTCCTTTTATTTCTATCGTACGTGTGTGCGTTTTTCGTGTAAATCGTCCGATGTAAAGCATGCTGGGATGAAAAACGCGGATGGAAATGTACTGTGACGATTTTGGCCGgtattttatcctttaggttcattattctttgagtacattaatattgtttacatcaaaacgaaagtacgtttcCCGTTGGCAAATCGTTAACTATTCGGTACGTTccacgcaaatagcgtgtgtatttaagattgatcattgtattttcatgtacataatttaattatttaataatacaagtcggttacAAACATGCACAATATGTTTTTGCAGgatatagtagtagtataatacaattactgtttgaaacggtagggttgtgtttacatgaaatagtagggtgatgtctttagcaagcgggtcacgtggttcatatatcagtatataaagcgctgctcttaTGGGGAGCGGGCCGTCTGCGTTTGATCGTCGAACAGTTCACAACGTTAAATACGTTGCATTAATTAGAGACCTTATACCATTGGAATTATCTGGGACTTTGGATGCCTTTCGAGTAGAAGTGACCTAAGCAACTTTGCGCACtacaccatagcttgctgggtagcttcaatagagactcatacctttgtccgggtcacaggttttcATTGGTAATATAGGACAGTGCACGTTtcaggtctcgtaggtcagcctgagtctgtcaagctactgagtgtcgcttgtacaacactgaccgattgtcttccttgcataaacgcagaggggggacattgattgtctcccttgcgtaacgcagaggggagacactgaCCGTATGTCTTCCTTGCATAAATGCAGAGAGGGGACATTAATTGTCTcccttgcgtaacgcagaggggagacactgcagactcgCTGCAATAGGTGTAAGACACCCggggtgacccaagtcacccaagacaccctaATTCGACCCAAGTCAaaccaagtcgacccaagtcaacccaagtcgacccaagtcaacccaagtcgacccaagtcgacccaagtcgacccaagtcgacccaagtcgacccaagtcaacccaagtcgacccaagtcgacccaagtcaacccaagtgatcaaagcaatccaagtcgcacagggcatacggaaccggcttgtatagaggcaaattatattatttgtttatcaaatcacacggctaaggaaagcccgaggaaaagccattatatatatatccagaaggaacggtagacacgttacaaaaattggtggcagcggtgggatataTTGGGACGACCCTTAAAGCATCCCGACTCAGCGTCACAATGGCTTCACATCAAGAACAAAGTGACTTGGATAGGATAAGAGCCGAACTTGAGCATGTCAAGCTAGAAAATGCTAGACTAGAACTTGAAAACGAGGTCAGCTGTGATCGCCCACTTGAAACTGCCGCTCCAGACCATAGTTCGATGAGAAGACAGGTCCCCACCGTGGTTGGCTGTAACGTACAGACCCAGACAGACGAACCTAGGGTAAACAAATGCGATGTGTGCGATATCACATTCGGCAACCAGGCCATGATGTTCGTACACAAGGGTTGCCATTGTGTCGACACTCCTATGAAATGTAATGTCTGCGGTGAAACATGCCATGACTCGATGGGTTTCTATATCCACATAACCATGGAGCATATTGCCAAATGACTGAGACACATTTAGAACTGTTAGAGTTAGCTGTATAGTTTATTGTTACTGTTTCTTGTTCATTGTTTCATCAGGTCACACtcatgtttgttttctcatcccATCAGGATACTATTCATTCATTTTGCATTAGATATCATGTTTTGTCATAACATTTGCTTTTAAAATGACTACCGGGAGTAGTATTTTGTTCGTCAATAAAAGATGTCGTTGACGTATTTGTTTAACACTTAGACAGAGTATTGTAAGCGGGACGCTTAAATCGGAGGCGTGGGTAGTGTGACGATTTTGGCCGgtattttatcctttaggttcattattctttgagtacattaatattgtttacatcaaaacgaaagtacgtttcCCGTTGGCAAATCGTTAACTATTCGGTACGTTccacgcaaatagcgtgtgtatttaagattgatcattgtattttcatgtacataatttaattatttaataatacaagtcggttacAAACATGCACAATATGTTTTTGCAGgatatagtagtagtataatacaattactgtttgaaacggtagggttgtgtttacatgaaatagtagggtgatgtctttagcaagcgggtcacgtggtacatatatcagtatataaagcgctgctcttaTGTGGAGCGGGCAGTCTGCGTTCGGTCGTCGAACAGTTCACAACGTTAAATACGTTGCATTAATTAGAGACCTTATACCATTGGAATTATCTGGGACTTTGGATGCCTATCGAGTAGAAGTGACCTTAGCAACTTTGCGCACtacaccatagcttgctgggtagcttcaatagagactcatacctttgtccgggtcacaggttttcATTGGTAATATAGGACAGTGCACGTTtcaggtctcgtaggtcagcctgagtctgtcaagctactgagtgtcgcttgtacaacactgaccgattgtcttccttgcataaacgcagaggggggacattgattgtctcccttgcgtaacgcagaggggagacactgaccgtatgtcttccttgcataaacgcagaggggggacattgattgtctcccttgcgtaacgcagaggggagacactgcagactcgttgcaataggtgtaagacacccggggtgacccaagtcacccaagacaccctaagtcgacccaagtcaacccaagtcgacccaagtcaacccaagtcgacccaagtcaacccaagtcgacccaagtcaacccaagtcgacccaagtcgacccaagtcgacccaagtcgacccaagtcgacccaagtcaacccaagtcgacccaagtcgacccaagtcaacccaagtgatcaaagcaatccaagtcgcacagggcatacggaaccggcttgtatagaggcaaattatattatttgtttatcaaatcacacggctaaggaaagcccgaggaaaagccattatatatatatccagAAGGAACGGTAGAAACGTTAcataatgaattaaatgaaagtGAAAGAGAAAGTGACGGTTAATTGGGAGGCGGGATGAATTGATAAGTAAATGACGACATTTTATCAGGACTTGATATAATGCGACGGACACACAACACCATGTAtaggtatacatttaaaataccCATTACCTTGTGACgtcccccctctctctctctctctctctctctctctctgcaaaaatgtcgtcccGACTTTGAACGCGATATCCGCCAGCTAAGATATCTATATTGTGTAACCGCTCAGACTCATGATAATAATATGTAATCAAATCAATCTAATCAAGTGGTTAATCTTGTGTGGACATTTGACGACTTTATGTGCATTGCAGTACAGTCAAAAcctgatggctcgaactcgctggTTCGAATTTCATGTTGGCTTGAAATCTCCTGCAAGCAACcgatttgtattgtatttctaCATATAAATTTCTGTCACTTGGCTCGATTTCGCGAAGGTCAAATTATATGAAGGCTTGACTTTTTTCCTCAGTCCTGGTCACAGTTTTAACCGTCTAGAGTTTGATTGGCTCGAAATTCATATGGAGTCATATAAAGCTATTTATGGAAAGGGAGCGCTTGATTAGTTACGTGCAATAATTGATGTTACAGGTGTACAAAATTATGATCGAATTAATCTCATAATTGCAGAACATATCCCCCATTTGGTGCAAATATGTAGAATGtaccttctaatttcaatgtcacatggtacctttttgcaccaaatgGGCGATATATCACAAGTGACAGAGGCGGacccaggatttctggttaggggggggggggcgggatattgaaagatttgctgggggtccagggggcaCTAGGGCCCAggtagggggtccagggggcgaagccccccgtaagctccacgattttagtgattttgaagacTTTGACAACCACTTTTCGAGCTTGTCACGCCTTATAtgctttcatcaaagtacctttttATAATGCCAAAAATGTGCAgagtttatcgtttagggggtccaggggggcgaagcccccaggaagcttcacgattttaatgattttgaaagctttgacaaccacttctcgagcatgtcacgcctaaTATACTTTTATCAAAGTACcttaatgccaaaaagtgcatagtttatagtctTGGGgtcccccggaagctccacgattttagtgattttaaaggctttgacaagtttaaatagttgatttagatctagttaagtgtgaaacatcaaatgaattgacttttattataaatattatataatcatAAACTTATCTTCCAGGGatttaacatttaatgaaaaagaaattCTATCAAAAGGTTTAAAATTCATACCTACAACTAACAAATATGACATCACAAAACTGCAAAGCGATCTCTGTGAGTGGGAAAGACGCATGCGTCTTAAAGAGTATTTCCATGATAAACAAAATGATCAGGAGAAAGATAATATCAAACCATGGATGAAGAAAAAAAGTAGATTTACACCAACACCTGGGAGAGAAAAAAGTCTTGATACATATATTGACGCGGTAAAACGAGAGATACTATATGGACTTAAAGACAGAGTTCAGTCAAATATAAGTGACAAAGAATCAAAAGCCTTACAAAGCTTGCTGAATGATTCAAGTATAATCATTCGACCCGCAGACAAAGGATCAGGAGTTGTGGTCGTTAATACCGAGGACTATATCAAAAATCTGGAGAAGGAAATGAATGAATGTGattcttatgaaaaaaacaacggaAAGTGTAAACATGAAGCAAGCAGGGCGGTTAAAAAGGTAGCAAATAAATTATATAGAGACGGCCTTATTGACCAGGAACTGAAAGATTACTTAATACCAAAACACCCCCAAGAAGCAAGGTtaaaaggaaatccaaaaatccataaaaataacGATCCATACCGGACAATAGTGAATGGCATTAGGACGGCCACAGAAAACATGGCAGAAGTTGCAGAGAAAGAGTTGAATGAGTTTGTAGAAACAACACCAAGTTATATTAAAGATACAACAGATTTTCTGACAAAACTGCAAGAAATCCCCAATGAAATTCCAGAAAATACAATGCTTTTCTGctttgatgttataaaactttatCCATCCATTCCTAAACAAAAAGGCTTAGAGGCATGTAGAGAAGCACTTGAAACTAGAACAGACAAAACCATCCCTTCAAAAGCAATAGAAGAAATGATAACCACCGTTCTTgacaacaatattataacattCAATGGGACTGAGTATAAACAAAGAAAAGGAGTTGCCATAGGCTCAAAGTTGGGGAGGAATTTTGCATGTGCCTATATGCGTAAATGGGATGAAGAACTAATGAAGAATGAGTCCATACCAATCTTTTACAAAAGATACATCGACGATGGATTTGGATTTTGGACACATGGACTGGAAAAACTTAATGAGTTCCTTATGTTTGCAAACCAGATTGATGAAAGTATTCAAGTAGAAATGAGAGTTGGTGGGAAAGAAATAGAATTTCTGGATACTATCGTGAAGATAGAAGATAGGAAAGTAATAACATCTTTATACACAAAACCCTCAGAcaagcacatgtatttaaactacaaatcaagccatccaagaaaaacaaaagaagccaTTCCATATAGTCAAGCCATTAGActgaaaagaatctgttctaAAGATACAGATTGTCAGGTccataagaaaaaattaaaacactatctTCGTAGACGTGGCTATAGCGGAAAGATCATTGACAGGCAATTTGATCGAGCAGACAAGCTGGATAGGGATACTCTTTTGAAACCAAGTGAAGACaagaagaaaaacatgaaaagagTTCCACTTGTACTTACGTACTCGAAAAAACTACCACGCATACACGATATTGTGAAAAAGCACCTACCTCTACTGCACGAGTCGAATAGaatgaaggaagtttttaatgaaatgcctattgttgcatacagacgagacaaGAACATAGCAGATATATTAGTGCATGAAAAAACCAATCGTACTATGACAAGGGAGGTCAATCCAGTAGAAAGATGCACCAAAAAGTGTGTAGTGTGTGACATGCTAACAAGGGGGTTGCACAACCGTGGAGGGGTGAGTGGAGTGACCATTAGCAAAAGGCAGACCTGTGAAGCATGTAACGTCATCTATGGATTAAACTGTATACAGTGTgacaaaatagtttatgtgggggagacatcacgctcactaaaagaacgattaaaggagcatgaggcagatacaaggcaccacagaagcaaacctgttgctgaacattttaactccggacaacatagtgtagaagacatgggagtatgtgttttacaaaatattagagacaattcggattactaccgcaagataaaagaacttaactggattcaattgttaaagacagaagttccaaatggacttaacacaaaagcagcttccgatttaatatggcataattataggcgatagtgtaggccaatacgagattcgtgtagacagtttaagtaacgataactatattcaaaatgcataattctccaacaatagtgcatgcgagcgtaagtatgtgagagggtggatatgtatgtgtgtatatatgagtatatgtgtgggtgtgtatatatatatgtatatgtgtatgtatgtacacatgtaggtgtttagttgtgtacctgtaattatatgtgcaagtatatgagtgaatatgtacatgtgtgaaggaatgcgtatatatgtgtgcatatgtatggacacaatacattagaatttaacttcatttaaaagattagaattaaaattattataaataattaattattaatcatttcaatttgtttaaatgttgataaatatagtcaataaaaattaatgttgagatattatagtaatagtgctgactacaaaataggaattttgattttgtgaatattatttttaggttggtacagtaaatatctatattattattatagtaattattgttatcattaatatagttattattattgatataacaatatgatgttattgtaatactttttattatcaaattcaatttggaaaattacaatgggcatgaatttctgatcaagtataagaaccatacaacgaaatgtcatgtatattatgtattttggcgcaattgtatatcgcatggtaaagtgcgacgtcatgacgtcatttcctgtcatatttgacgttgtaaaacatttactttattggtgtatacgacagttgtaactatgtagtgaattcgtatttgtaaactttgataaagcccgtttgggcgaaatattagaattaaagagtgtttttactatgaaatatgtatatctttatccctactggatataaaactgagaattgactttactttggcaattttaggagggggggggggggcgtccgCCCCCCTccccctggatccgcctatgaGTGAACAAGATGCATATTTCATCTAGAAATATAAGAATGGAACTTATTATTAAGAATCTGCAGTATATTACTCATAGCAAAGCGCGAATGAAATAACATTATGGACATTGAGAGTTTACATAACAAACACTAACGAACCAGTCAGCAATGcttacatttgtttacaaaagaTAATagaaatatatcaaataaaacaagtCTGTT
Protein-coding sequences here:
- the LOC127845986 gene encoding zinc finger protein ehn-3-like, with translation MASHQEQSDLDRIRAELEHVKLENARLELENEVSCDRPLETAAPDHSSMRRQVPTVVGCNVQTQTDEPRVNKCDVCDITFGNQAMMFVHKGCHCVDTPMKCNVCGETCHDSMGFYIHITMEHIAK